A DNA window from Microcystis aeruginosa NIES-843 contains the following coding sequences:
- a CDS encoding LptF/LptG family permease: protein MIKKKISYWVNGGIALIDRYLISQLLPPFLFSVGLFASLGVAIGNLSDLANQVVDANLPLASALEILLLKVPEFVTYSLPVSLLLATLITYGRLSSDSETVALQSCGVTLYRLFIPTFCLSLIVTVVTFLLNEYVVPNANYRATEILVQKINKEASFWKNKDFYYPDYEIKTLENGTINRNLISLFYAEQFDGEKMKTVTVIRWLKQELNQIIIADSARWNAVDNVWDFFNGIIYELTPPNASYRQVIPFKAEKIALSRSAFDFARQSRDPYEMNIPQAIEYVQLLKLSGDDKRVRFFQVRIQQKIAFPFVCIVFATIGCALGSLPQRISRGTSFGLSVAIVFLYYLLNFLVGSLGLTATLSPFLAAWLPNFFGFGLGLWLLWRLNG from the coding sequence ATGATTAAGAAAAAGATTTCTTACTGGGTAAATGGAGGTATTGCCCTCATTGATCGCTATCTGATCAGCCAACTACTACCCCCATTTTTATTTAGTGTTGGTTTATTTGCCTCTTTGGGAGTAGCGATCGGCAATCTTTCCGATTTAGCTAATCAGGTAGTTGATGCCAATCTACCCCTTGCCTCGGCCCTAGAAATTCTCCTGTTAAAAGTGCCAGAATTTGTCACCTATTCCCTGCCAGTTTCCCTTTTACTGGCCACTTTAATCACCTACGGTCGTTTAAGTAGTGATAGTGAAACCGTTGCCCTGCAAAGCTGTGGAGTCACTCTTTACCGTCTTTTTATACCCACTTTCTGCCTGAGTTTAATAGTTACAGTGGTGACATTTTTATTAAATGAATATGTGGTTCCCAATGCTAATTATCGAGCCACAGAAATTTTAGTGCAGAAAATTAATAAAGAAGCAAGTTTTTGGAAAAATAAAGATTTTTATTATCCCGATTATGAAATAAAAACCCTAGAAAATGGTACGATTAATCGCAATTTAATAAGTTTATTTTATGCCGAACAATTTGACGGGGAAAAGATGAAAACCGTCACCGTTATCCGTTGGCTAAAACAAGAATTAAATCAAATTATTATCGCCGATTCGGCCCGTTGGAATGCCGTCGATAACGTCTGGGACTTTTTTAACGGCATTATCTATGAATTAACCCCCCCTAACGCCTCCTATCGCCAAGTTATCCCCTTTAAAGCCGAAAAAATCGCTTTATCTCGCTCCGCTTTCGATTTTGCTCGTCAAAGCCGCGATCCCTACGAGATGAACATACCACAGGCGATCGAATATGTGCAACTGCTCAAACTCAGTGGCGATGATAAGAGAGTCAGGTTTTTTCAAGTGCGAATCCAGCAAAAAATCGCCTTTCCCTTTGTCTGTATCGTCTTTGCTACCATAGGTTGTGCCTTGGGTTCTCTACCGCAAAGAATTAGTCGGGGAACCAGTTTCGGTCTCAGTGTCGCCATTGTTTTCCTCTATTATCTTTTAAACTTCTTAGTCGGCAGCTTGGGACTAACCGCCACCCTCTCCCCCTTCCTAGCTGCCTGGCTGCCTAACTTTTTCGGTTTTGGGTTGGGTCTATGGTTATTATGGCGACTTAACGGTTAG
- a CDS encoding dipeptide epimerase, giving the protein MLLNWQTFTIHKRVPLRISRGTTSENTNIWLKISEENIEGWGEASPFDITSEEKKPDKILQELNSIAPILQSFHPCQRQEIEKILWQNQISSATRAAIDTALHDWLGKKANLPLWQIFGLDRSLIPPVSVTIGLNSPENVQKRLLDWLEIGDFSLLKVKLGSPDGIEADRAIILAIKEIVPHLPLTVDANGGWQFSDAVKMCQWLEEKGVIYVEQPLSVGQERDLIDLYQKSPLPIFVDESCFSSQDIPKLADRVHGINIKLMKAGGLAEVQRMIHIAQACRLQIMFGCYSDSSLANTALAHLGPLVNYLDLDSHLNLRDDPFTGLSLEKGRLQPNNSPGLGVSLRI; this is encoded by the coding sequence ATGCTGCTAAACTGGCAAACTTTTACTATTCATAAACGAGTACCTTTAAGGATTAGTCGCGGCACTACCAGCGAAAATACTAATATCTGGCTGAAAATTAGCGAGGAAAATATCGAAGGGTGGGGAGAGGCATCCCCTTTTGATATTACCAGCGAGGAGAAAAAACCCGATAAAATCCTGCAAGAATTAAACTCGATCGCTCCTATTTTACAATCTTTTCATCCCTGTCAACGCCAAGAAATTGAGAAAATTTTATGGCAAAATCAGATATCTTCGGCTACTCGTGCCGCTATTGATACGGCACTGCACGACTGGTTAGGCAAAAAAGCTAATTTACCTCTCTGGCAAATTTTTGGACTCGATCGCTCTTTAATTCCGCCGGTTTCTGTTACTATCGGTTTAAATTCTCCAGAAAATGTGCAGAAAAGGCTGTTAGATTGGCTAGAAATTGGCGATTTTAGCTTATTAAAAGTCAAATTAGGCTCACCGGACGGTATAGAAGCCGATCGAGCCATAATTCTGGCTATTAAAGAAATTGTCCCCCATTTGCCCCTAACTGTCGATGCTAATGGTGGTTGGCAATTTAGCGATGCGGTGAAAATGTGCCAATGGTTAGAGGAAAAAGGCGTTATTTATGTGGAACAACCCCTATCCGTCGGACAAGAACGAGATTTAATCGATTTATACCAAAAATCGCCCCTACCTATCTTCGTCGATGAAAGCTGTTTTTCTAGTCAAGATATCCCGAAACTGGCCGATCGAGTCCACGGCATTAATATTAAACTAATGAAAGCTGGTGGATTAGCCGAAGTGCAGAGAATGATTCATATTGCCCAAGCTTGCCGACTGCAAATTATGTTCGGATGTTACTCTGACAGCAGTTTAGCCAATACTGCCCTAGCACATCTTGGCCCGCTTGTCAACTATCTTGACCTAGATAGTCATTTAAATTTACGCGATGATCCCTTTACGGGTTTAAGCTTAGAAAAGGGACGTTTACAACCAAATAATTCACCCGGTTTGGGTGTTAGTTTACGGATATAA
- a CDS encoding DUF1611 domain-containing protein produces MTNYLTPDKKVAILLHEGIKGTRGKTGLSYLRYGKAQVVAIIDAENAGSALKEVAGIDRPLPIVASVREALTYHPDTLLIGIAPSGGILPPHWLEEIKEGVKAGLSLVNGLHTPLKPLFPQLKPDQWIWDIRLEPQDLKIGQARAKNLTCQRILTVGTDMSVGKMSTSIELHRVAPEKGLKSQFLATGQGGIMIAGKGVPLDAVRVDYAAGAIEALVLESAENNDILFIEGQGSLLHPGSTATLPLMRGSQPTGLILVHRAGQIHINDLPDILIPPLTEVIKLYEMTASAGGSFGEVKVKGISLNTFHLSPEAAVQAIETVQEETGLFCTDVVRFGGQGLLSVISKQ; encoded by the coding sequence ATGACTAATTATTTGACTCCTGACAAGAAAGTAGCGATTCTTCTCCACGAAGGAATCAAAGGAACTCGCGGCAAAACCGGATTAAGTTATCTGCGTTACGGGAAAGCGCAGGTAGTGGCGATTATTGACGCAGAAAACGCCGGCAGCGCCTTAAAAGAAGTGGCCGGAATCGATCGCCCCTTGCCGATTGTTGCTAGTGTTAGGGAAGCTTTAACCTATCATCCCGATACCCTGTTAATTGGCATCGCACCCTCAGGAGGCATTTTACCCCCCCATTGGCTAGAAGAAATCAAAGAGGGGGTAAAGGCGGGGTTATCCCTCGTTAATGGTCTCCATACACCCCTAAAACCCCTTTTTCCTCAGCTTAAACCAGATCAATGGATTTGGGATATCCGTCTGGAACCCCAAGACTTAAAAATTGGGCAAGCGCGGGCGAAAAATTTAACCTGTCAGCGTATTTTAACCGTAGGCACGGATATGAGTGTGGGCAAAATGTCCACTAGCATCGAATTACACCGGGTTGCCCCAGAAAAAGGGCTAAAATCGCAATTTTTAGCCACTGGACAGGGGGGAATTATGATCGCGGGGAAGGGTGTACCCTTGGATGCAGTGCGCGTCGATTATGCTGCTGGTGCGATCGAGGCTTTGGTGTTAGAATCGGCGGAAAATAACGATATTTTGTTTATTGAGGGTCAAGGCTCCCTTTTACACCCTGGTTCGACTGCTACCTTGCCCTTAATGCGTGGCAGTCAACCAACGGGGTTAATTCTCGTCCATCGCGCTGGACAAATTCATATCAATGATTTACCCGATATTCTCATCCCTCCCCTAACAGAAGTGATTAAACTCTACGAAATGACTGCCAGCGCCGGGGGAAGTTTCGGGGAGGTGAAGGTAAAAGGGATTAGTTTAAATACTTTTCATCTTAGTCCGGAGGCGGCAGTTCAAGCTATAGAAACTGTGCAGGAGGAAACGGGGTTATTTTGTACCGATGTTGTCCGTTTTGGTGGTCAAGGGTTATTATCAGTGATCAGTAAACAGTAA
- a CDS encoding pentapeptide repeat-containing protein, with protein sequence MSSNALTNREHLIELYNRGERNFAEVRLSGVNLKRQCLNQINLSHSYLKRANLAEACLINANFKDASLEEVNLSKACLIDANLTKADLSGANLRQSQLSGAILSNTVLKKADLSSACLIHSSLLFAQLLKANLEAANLTSATLTHAMAGKANLKRAILTRAILSSANLSHANLKEANLIRAYLYQANLENCHLQYADLSYADLRGADLRGADLRYANLEGANLTGANLNCSDFEGANLTGADLSKTDANKANFRQANLTGCNLLGANLASANLSGANLHQAGLLLSYLVGSNLKRANLKQANLIGAILTENNLLSASLEETILPNGSRGNLLS encoded by the coding sequence ATGAGTAGCAATGCCTTAACCAATCGTGAACATCTAATCGAACTGTATAATCGAGGTGAACGCAACTTTGCGGAAGTCAGACTTAGCGGAGTCAATTTAAAGAGACAGTGTTTAAACCAGATTAACCTAAGTCATAGTTACTTAAAACGAGCCAATTTAGCCGAAGCTTGTTTAATTAACGCTAATTTCAAGGACGCTTCCCTCGAAGAAGTTAATTTAAGCAAAGCTTGTCTTATCGATGCTAACCTGACTAAAGCCGACCTTTCTGGGGCAAATTTGCGCCAAAGTCAACTAAGCGGCGCAATTTTGAGTAATACTGTTCTCAAAAAGGCTGATTTAAGTTCTGCCTGTTTAATTCACAGTAGCTTACTTTTTGCTCAACTGTTGAAAGCGAATCTCGAAGCGGCTAATCTCACCTCAGCCACTTTAACCCATGCCATGGCGGGGAAAGCTAACCTAAAACGGGCTATTCTCACTCGTGCTATTCTTAGCTCTGCTAATCTTAGCCATGCTAACTTAAAAGAGGCTAACCTAATTCGAGCCTATCTCTATCAAGCTAATCTGGAAAACTGCCATCTTCAATACGCCGACCTCAGCTATGCCGATTTGCGCGGGGCGGATTTACGCGGGGCGGATTTACGTTATGCTAACCTCGAAGGTGCTAATCTGACGGGAGCTAACCTCAATTGTAGCGATTTTGAGGGAGCTAACTTAACCGGAGCCGATTTAAGTAAAACTGACGCTAATAAAGCCAATTTTCGCCAGGCTAACTTAACCGGTTGTAATCTGCTCGGCGCTAATTTAGCCTCCGCTAACCTTTCCGGTGCTAATCTACACCAAGCGGGATTACTCTTGAGTTATTTAGTGGGAAGCAATCTTAAACGAGCTAATCTCAAACAAGCTAACTTAATTGGGGCGATTTTAACCGAAAATAATCTTCTTTCTGCTTCCCTCGAAGAAACTATTCTTCCTAACGGTAGTCGCGGTAATCTCCTTTCCTAA
- a CDS encoding alpha/beta fold hydrolase, producing MNRINNIVLVHGFWADGSSYNQITAQLLAEGYVAIAVQNPLTSLADDVAATKRILNRIEGQCILVGHSWGGTVITEVGNDEKVSGLVYIAALAPDAGESMVDLFSEYETPSQYFQEQEGFIWISQEGIEKILANDLPAEKAALIYATQTPAAASLLTAKTTTTAWRNKPNWYIVSSQDQAVPPELQFNLAERMGAKTVVLASGHVPTISHASEVLEVIREASNRG from the coding sequence ATGAACAGAATTAACAATATTGTTTTGGTTCACGGTTTTTGGGCCGATGGTTCTAGTTATAATCAGATAACTGCCCAGTTATTAGCCGAAGGATACGTAGCGATCGCAGTGCAAAATCCTCTCACTTCTCTAGCGGATGACGTAGCTGCTACGAAAAGAATTTTAAACCGTATCGAAGGACAATGTATTCTAGTCGGTCATTCTTGGGGGGGTACGGTAATCACAGAAGTCGGCAACGATGAAAAAGTGTCCGGTTTAGTTTACATTGCAGCGCTGGCTCCCGATGCGGGGGAGTCGATGGTAGATTTGTTTAGTGAATACGAAACCCCATCACAGTATTTTCAAGAACAAGAGGGGTTTATCTGGATTTCTCAAGAGGGAATAGAGAAGATTCTCGCCAATGATTTGCCCGCCGAAAAAGCCGCTTTAATTTATGCCACCCAAACCCCAGCAGCCGCCTCTTTACTAACAGCAAAAACCACTACAACCGCCTGGAGAAATAAGCCAAACTGGTATATTGTCTCTAGTCAAGATCAAGCCGTACCCCCAGAATTACAGTTTAATTTGGCCGAGAGAATGGGAGCAAAGACAGTGGTTTTGGCATCCGGTCACGTCCCGACTATTTCCCATGCTTCAGAGGTTTTAGAGGTGATTAGAGAAGCCTCGAATAGGGGATAA
- a CDS encoding response regulator, with protein sequence MRILIVEDDPLMQLGLEQALGEQPDFEIVGQASDGLAGVQLALSLRPDLVVMDIGLPRLDGIAATKQIKEGLANVHVVMLTSHTLQQEVIAALASGADAYCIKGASLDRLLAAIEAAKDGATYLDPQIARLVMDNLKPPAVQPNPNLALLSEREMEVLKLIVEGKSNAEIAEQLYLSTNTIKTHVRGIMNKLAVDDRVQAAVIALRSGIV encoded by the coding sequence ATGCGGATTTTAATTGTTGAAGACGATCCTTTAATGCAGTTAGGTTTAGAACAAGCGCTCGGTGAACAGCCAGATTTTGAGATCGTCGGTCAAGCTAGTGATGGTCTGGCGGGGGTACAATTAGCCCTATCCCTACGGCCAGATTTAGTGGTCATGGACATCGGTTTACCCCGTCTCGATGGCATTGCGGCAACTAAACAGATTAAGGAGGGTTTAGCTAATGTTCATGTGGTTATGCTCACTTCCCACACTCTGCAACAGGAAGTGATCGCAGCTCTGGCTAGTGGTGCTGATGCCTATTGTATCAAGGGAGCCAGTCTCGATCGCCTTTTGGCCGCCATTGAAGCGGCCAAGGATGGGGCCACCTATTTAGACCCCCAAATTGCCCGTTTAGTCATGGATAATCTCAAACCGCCGGCAGTGCAACCTAATCCCAATCTAGCACTTTTATCAGAGCGAGAAATGGAGGTTTTAAAGTTAATTGTTGAGGGCAAAAGTAACGCTGAAATCGCCGAACAACTTTATTTAAGTACCAATACGATTAAAACCCATGTGCGGGGAATTATGAACAAATTAGCCGTTGATGACCGAGTACAAGCGGCGGTAATTGCCCTGCGTTCGGGTATTGTTTAA
- a CDS encoding sensor histidine kinase → MLRISSDRSKILLVALVYLGVGWLGYLCLNLGSRPAPIWMSAGIGLTAVFLGGKRLVLGVFIGDLLLTFFLAASWPIALFSAIGSSLSALLGAQFLHYLRFSATLQRIRDILLLVFLAALLASAVNATIDTFARSWLNTWDWRQFGQSWGMIWLGDSTGILMTTPLLLRFFFNHHSLREPRQPQRLGEALLCLSLLTVVTSVVFGDQPNFLNPDWSMVQYLEYLPFPFVVWAAMRFQTWGAVIANFLVSILALMGLARGISPFILQAPDYTRGVLILQIFLVIVMSTSLFLSAAISERQQIDRALNETLEREHLVTQVALKVHQSLDIDQVLNTIVEEIRNFLDADQVYIGHCQERGWSKVIAESRRPEIPSLMGWFPEPELLEELGQLFSLDKLIIADNTAKVQTLPTLKGYYEYLQVKSSLVLPLTVNNQHLGALVVHQYSHPRHWQKSEVKLLEQLATQVCIAIGQAQLYQRVQSLNNNLEREVAARTLELREKVREIQRLCEMKTVFLQAVSHDLRTSIMGLVMLLKNLQCRQTEKVTISRAMLDQVVRSCDRQLTLINALSENHFAEERPLILHRQPLSLKEQVEIWLKDWQKDFDLYQATFINLLPDDLPAIDADPCQLRSVFEQLLNNALKHNPSPIQLALDARIDQDMLYCTLSDNGIGMDEEQCQHLFHLYVRNLHNQHLTGIGLGSYQCRQIIEAHSGRIGVKSTPRVGSQFWFSLPLTHQNSRVIKQELVNSNQ, encoded by the coding sequence ATGCTACGGATTTCATCAGATCGGTCTAAAATTCTGCTTGTTGCCCTAGTTTATCTGGGTGTTGGTTGGCTAGGCTATCTCTGCTTAAATTTAGGGTCGCGACCTGCCCCAATTTGGATGAGTGCTGGTATTGGCTTAACTGCTGTTTTTTTAGGGGGAAAAAGGCTAGTTTTAGGCGTTTTTATCGGGGATTTGCTTCTGACCTTCTTTTTAGCGGCCAGTTGGCCCATAGCTCTATTTTCGGCGATCGGTAGCAGTTTATCGGCTCTGTTAGGGGCGCAATTCTTGCATTATCTGAGATTTTCCGCCACTTTACAGCGCATTCGCGATATCCTTTTACTGGTATTTTTAGCGGCTTTATTAGCCTCGGCAGTCAATGCCACTATCGATACTTTTGCCCGTAGTTGGCTAAATACTTGGGATTGGCGGCAATTTGGACAGTCTTGGGGCATGATCTGGCTCGGAGATAGTACGGGAATATTAATGACCACGCCGCTGCTGTTGCGTTTTTTCTTCAATCATCACTCCCTGCGAGAACCACGGCAACCCCAACGCCTTGGCGAGGCCTTACTTTGTCTGAGTTTGCTAACGGTGGTGACTTCCGTGGTTTTTGGTGATCAACCAAATTTTCTTAACCCCGATTGGAGTATGGTGCAGTACCTCGAATATCTGCCTTTTCCTTTTGTGGTTTGGGCCGCCATGCGTTTTCAGACTTGGGGAGCGGTAATAGCGAATTTTTTAGTATCTATTTTAGCTTTGATGGGATTGGCTAGGGGAATCAGCCCTTTTATCCTACAGGCTCCCGATTATACCAGAGGTGTCTTGATCTTACAAATCTTTTTAGTCATTGTCATGTCAACTTCTCTGTTTTTATCGGCGGCGATTAGCGAAAGACAACAGATCGATCGAGCTTTAAATGAAACTTTAGAAAGAGAACATTTAGTAACACAAGTTGCTTTAAAAGTCCATCAATCTTTAGATATAGATCAGGTTTTAAATACCATTGTTGAGGAAATCAGAAATTTTCTCGATGCCGATCAAGTCTATATCGGTCACTGTCAAGAGCGGGGGTGGTCTAAGGTAATCGCTGAGTCCCGTCGTCCCGAGATTCCCTCACTGATGGGTTGGTTTCCCGAACCAGAATTACTGGAAGAATTGGGACAATTATTTTCTTTAGATAAGTTAATTATTGCTGATAATACCGCTAAGGTGCAAACTCTGCCGACTCTCAAGGGTTATTACGAATATCTGCAAGTTAAATCCTCTTTAGTTTTACCTCTAACGGTTAATAATCAACATTTAGGCGCTTTAGTTGTCCATCAATATTCCCATCCTCGTCATTGGCAAAAAAGCGAGGTCAAATTACTAGAACAGTTAGCCACCCAAGTTTGTATCGCTATCGGCCAAGCGCAACTATATCAGAGGGTGCAAAGCTTGAATAATAATTTAGAACGGGAAGTGGCAGCAAGAACCCTGGAACTACGGGAAAAAGTCCGGGAAATTCAGCGTTTATGCGAAATGAAAACGGTTTTTTTACAGGCAGTATCCCACGATCTTCGCACTTCGATTATGGGATTAGTGATGTTATTAAAAAATTTACAGTGTCGGCAAACAGAAAAAGTAACTATCTCGCGAGCAATGCTCGATCAGGTGGTGCGTAGTTGCGATCGACAATTAACTTTAATTAATGCTTTATCAGAAAATCATTTTGCTGAAGAACGGCCTTTAATCTTGCATCGTCAACCTCTGTCTTTAAAAGAACAGGTGGAAATTTGGCTCAAAGATTGGCAAAAAGATTTTGATTTATACCAAGCTACTTTTATTAATCTTCTCCCCGATGACTTACCCGCTATTGATGCCGATCCTTGTCAGCTAAGAAGTGTTTTTGAACAATTATTAAATAATGCCTTAAAACATAACCCTTCACCGATTCAATTAGCTTTAGATGCTCGTATTGACCAAGATATGCTCTACTGCACTTTAAGCGATAATGGCATTGGCATGGATGAGGAACAATGTCAACATCTTTTCCATTTATATGTAAGAAATCTTCATAATCAACACCTAACGGGAATCGGTTTAGGTTCCTACCAATGTCGGCAAATAATCGAGGCTCACTCTGGGAGAATTGGGGTAAAAAGTACCCCGCGGGTTGGCTCACAGTTTTGGTTTAGTTTACCCCTTACCCATCAAAATTCTAGAGTGATTAAGCAGGAGTTAGTCAACAGTAATCAGTGA
- a CDS encoding DnaJ C-terminal domain-containing protein: MPAADYKDYYAVLGVGKTASAEEIKKAFRKLAVKYHPDRNPNDKSAEERFKEISEAYEVLSDSEKRQKYDQFGQYWQQAGRSNWPGGNPGVDFGSAGFDFSQYSTFDDFINELLGRMGRSGGTRPGSHSYGTPGGGFGDFSNFNDFAGARTPPQAVTSGISTAKLRLTFAEALRGVQKRVNLAGEMIDIKIPPGTKTGNRLRVRGKGLIDPLSKQRGDLFLDVELEPHPFFAFEGDNLTCEVPITPDEAVLGTAIEVPTPDGLVTVKVPAGIRSGQSLRLRGKGWIDNKGQRGDQLVKIVIDTPKELTAIERELYEKIKSQRTTDPRRHLRQVQI; this comes from the coding sequence ATGCCTGCCGCAGATTATAAAGATTATTATGCCGTTCTGGGAGTAGGTAAAACTGCCAGCGCTGAAGAAATTAAAAAAGCTTTTCGTAAATTAGCCGTCAAATATCACCCCGATCGCAATCCTAACGATAAAAGCGCCGAAGAACGTTTTAAAGAAATTAGTGAAGCTTACGAAGTCCTCTCCGATAGCGAAAAACGCCAAAAATACGATCAATTTGGACAATATTGGCAACAGGCTGGGCGATCGAATTGGCCGGGTGGTAATCCGGGGGTTGACTTCGGTTCGGCCGGTTTTGACTTTAGCCAGTACAGCACCTTTGATGATTTTATCAACGAACTACTCGGTCGCATGGGGCGCTCCGGCGGTACTCGCCCCGGTTCCCATTCCTACGGGACTCCGGGGGGAGGATTTGGCGATTTTAGCAATTTTAACGACTTTGCCGGCGCTCGTACTCCACCGCAAGCTGTCACTTCCGGCATCTCCACCGCTAAACTGCGTCTGACTTTTGCGGAAGCTTTGCGAGGAGTACAAAAACGGGTTAATTTAGCCGGAGAAATGATCGATATCAAAATCCCCCCAGGAACTAAAACCGGTAATCGTCTCCGGGTACGGGGGAAAGGACTAATCGATCCCTTGAGTAAACAACGGGGAGATCTATTTCTCGATGTGGAATTAGAACCCCATCCTTTCTTTGCTTTTGAAGGCGATAATTTAACCTGTGAAGTCCCGATTACTCCCGATGAGGCGGTTTTAGGCACAGCGATCGAAGTTCCTACCCCCGATGGCCTGGTGACGGTAAAAGTTCCCGCCGGTATTCGTTCCGGTCAATCCCTGCGCTTACGAGGCAAAGGTTGGATCGATAATAAAGGACAACGCGGCGATCAATTAGTCAAAATTGTCATCGATACTCCCAAAGAATTAACGGCGATCGAACGGGAATTATACGAGAAAATTAAATCTCAGCGTACCACCGATCCCCGTCGTCATCTCAGACAGGTGCAAATTTAA
- a CDS encoding glycosyltransferase family 39 protein has translation MLTRQSGVRFALGLLIIFNIFYFVHLAYYSYVWHDESLVLLHLSGYTPEQLINYLFDGQIKSTEQLWQFQGVNSVKGFPDTLASLYTSSNYDLPLYYSSLWFLARLLGNSYLVLRGFSVIIWFGILGSFYHLALTLFKNKNAALIATTLIFFSPRFTGYALGIWEYGLYVFCSILSSWLFLKAIDSSQPKKDWFFYSLSLIAGLYTHVFFIFVLVVHSLYFLLQLNYFNFLTKKYYSISLLASLWIYSIWLTRIFTGRFTIFGWSKGSLPLEVLWQRWVTMIARLFYNFSLANPTINPIIEYCLIILVIISFIYLSKKADKKVFTLIILLTIIPFFSLLAWDLIRGFRYTAVGRFYLPSFLGMLLAVTFLLSKGLQQRQGWAKILLILLLVFGLIAKIPYPPPAARYVGYGSNIPNAYTMINRSQKPLIISEHWLDTLPLIHTTDAKTKYLFVQSNPRVSIPSLKNQFTDIYLLNPSPSLRQYLDDQSIQLSPTENQAFWRID, from the coding sequence ATGCTTACTCGTCAATCTGGGGTTAGATTTGCTTTAGGTTTATTGATTATTTTCAATATTTTCTATTTTGTCCATCTCGCCTACTATAGTTATGTTTGGCACGATGAATCTTTGGTCTTACTGCATCTTTCTGGTTACACACCCGAACAGTTAATTAACTATCTGTTCGATGGACAAATTAAATCTACAGAACAACTCTGGCAATTTCAAGGGGTTAATTCCGTGAAAGGTTTTCCCGATACCTTAGCCTCTCTTTATACTAGCTCGAATTACGATCTACCTCTCTATTACAGTTCCCTCTGGTTTTTAGCAAGATTATTAGGCAATTCTTATTTAGTATTAAGGGGATTTTCGGTAATTATTTGGTTTGGTATTTTAGGGAGTTTTTACCATTTAGCTTTGACTTTATTTAAAAATAAAAACGCTGCTTTAATCGCCACTACACTTATCTTCTTTTCCCCTCGTTTTACTGGTTATGCTCTAGGAATTTGGGAATACGGACTATATGTTTTCTGTTCGATACTTTCTAGCTGGTTATTTCTCAAAGCTATTGATTCCTCGCAACCGAAAAAAGATTGGTTTTTCTATAGTTTATCCCTAATCGCTGGTTTATATACCCATGTTTTCTTTATCTTTGTTTTAGTGGTTCATAGCCTATATTTTCTGCTACAGCTGAATTATTTTAACTTTTTAACCAAAAAATACTATAGCATCAGCTTACTTGCTTCCCTGTGGATTTATTCAATTTGGTTAACCCGGATTTTTACTGGTCGATTTACTATCTTTGGATGGTCAAAAGGCAGTTTACCCCTAGAGGTACTTTGGCAAAGATGGGTAACAATGATCGCTCGTTTATTTTATAATTTTAGTTTAGCCAATCCCACCATCAACCCTATTATTGAATACTGCCTAATTATCCTCGTCATCATCTCCTTTATTTATCTGAGCAAAAAAGCCGATAAAAAAGTTTTTACCCTGATCATTCTCCTGACAATTATCCCCTTTTTCTCTCTTTTAGCATGGGATCTAATCAGAGGATTTCGCTACACGGCTGTGGGCAGATTTTACTTACCGAGTTTTCTCGGTATGCTGCTGGCAGTTACCTTTTTACTAAGCAAGGGATTACAGCAGCGCCAAGGCTGGGCAAAAATTCTCTTAATATTATTGCTAGTTTTCGGATTAATTGCCAAAATTCCCTATCCACCGCCGGCAGCTAGATATGTGGGTTATGGTAGTAATATTCCCAATGCTTATACAATGATTAATCGCAGTCAAAAACCTCTAATTATTTCAGAACATTGGTTAGATACCTTGCCCCTTATCCATACTACTGATGCTAAGACCAAGTATTTATTTGTTCAGTCGAACCCTAGAGTTTCCATCCCATCCTTAAAAAATCAATTTACCGATATTTATCTCCTCAATCCTTCCCCCAGTCTCAGACAATATTTAGATGACCAGTCTATACAATTATCCCCTACGGAAAATCAAGCCTTTTGGCGAATTGATTAA